A stretch of DNA from Hydrogenophaga sp. SL48:
CCTGAAAGACATGGTGGGCATGGCCGGCCTGCTCAAGAAGCTCTGGCACATGACGCCGCAGGAGCACGCGTCGGCGCCCTGCCAGGACGTCGTGTGGGAAGGCGCCGACGTGGACCTGGCGCGCCTGCCGATCCAGCACTGCTGGCCCGGCGACGTGGCCCCGCTCATCACCTGGGGCCTGGTGATCACGCAGGGCCCGCACAAGCCGCGCCAGAACCTGGGCATCTACCGCCAGCAGGTGCTCTCGCGCAACCAGCTCATCATGCGCTGGCTGGCGCACCGCGGCGGCGCGCTCGACTTCCGCGACCACGGCCGGCTGCACCCCGGCCAGCCCTACCCGGTGGCGGTGGCGCTGGGCGCCGACCCGGCCACCATCCTGGGCGCGGTCACGCCGGTGCCCGACAGCCTCTCCGAATACCAGTTCGCCGGCCTGCTGCGCGGCGCGCGCACCGGCCTCGTGCGCGCCCTGGGCGTGCCGCTGCGCGTGCCGGCCTCGGCCGAGATCGTGCTCGAAGGCCACATCCTTCCGGACGCGTCGCACGCCAGCGGCTTCCAGCACGCGCTCGAAGGCCCCTACGGCGACCACACCGGCTACTACAACGAACGCGCCGAGTTCCCGGTCTTCACGATCGAGCGGATCACGCTGCGGCGCGACGCGATCTACCACTCCACCTACACCGGCAAGCCGCCCGACGAACCGGCCGTGCTGGCGCTGGCGATGAACGAGCTGTTCGTCCCGCTGCTGCAGCGCCAGTTCCCCGAGATCACCGACTTCCACCTGCCGTCCGAGGCCTGCAGCTACCGCATGGCGGTGGTGCAGATCCGCAAGGCCTACGCCGGCCACGCGCGGCGCGTGATGATGGGCGTGTGGAGCCACCTGCGCCAGTTCATGTACACCAAGTTCGTCGTGGTCGTGGACGAGGACATCGACGTGCGCAACTGGGGCGACGTCATCTGGGCCATGAGCACGCGCATGGACCCGGCGCGCGACAGCTTCACCATCGAACACACGCCCATCGACTACCTCGACTTCGCCTCACCCGTGAGCGGCCTGGGCAGCAAGATGGGGCTGGACGCGACCAACAAGTGGCCCGGTGAGACGCAGCGCGAATGGGGCCGCGTGATGGCCATGGACCCGGCCGTGCGCGAGCGCATGGACCGGCTGGGCGAACAGCTGGGGCTGTAGGCCCGCGCGGGCCGCCCCGGCGGCGGGCGTCACCACCAGAAGAACAGCAGGCCCCAGCCGCCGGCGATCAGCAGCGCCCCTGCGGTCATCGGCACCAGGGCCGCCAGGCGGCGGGGGATCGACGCGCCGTACCGGGCCGTGCAGCGCCACGCCAGCCACAGGCTCCAGGCGGCGGCGCCCGCCAGCAGCAGGGCGCGCGCCGTGCCCACCCAGGGCAGCGCCACGCCCTCGTGCCGCAGCATCGACAGGGTGGTCATCGACAGCCCCAGAAACACCCCGCAGCCGCCCAGCGGCACGTAGGCCAGGGCCAGGTGGTGCCGGGCACCGGGGCGCCCCAGCAGCCGCGCGCCGGCGACGCACAGCGCGTACAGCGCCGCGCCCAGGAGCACGCCCGTGGCCAGGATGTAGCTGGCGATCAGGGCGCCGTCGAGCCACGAGAAGCTGTCGTGGTTCTGGGGGTAGTGCGTCAGCAGCCACCACGGCGCGTTGTCGGCGAGCATCCACACGCCGCCGTGTTCGATCAGCCAGTCGGCGGCCGCCACGCGCAGCGTGACGTACCAGGGGCTGGCCGCCCAGTGGAAGGCCCCCATCGCCACGCCGATCAGGCCGAACAGCAGCAGCACCGTGTCCCAGCCCCCGGCGGCCCGTTGCCCGTTCACCGAGATCTCCACCCCCGGCGGTCGCAGGGCCAGCGCCACGGCGTCGCGCTGGCCGCTGCAGCGCCCGCACATGTGGCAGGCCGACGCGCCCTCCATGCGGCGGATGTCGATCAGGGGGGCGCAGTTGGGCAGGGCGACGATGCCGCCGGTGCGCGCCTCCCAGCGCGCGCGGTCCACCCGGAAGTGCAACGGCGCCAGCCGCGCCAGCAGGCCGAACACCCCGCCGACCGGGCACAGGTGGCGGCACCACACCCGCTTGCCGCGCCCGTA
This window harbors:
- a CDS encoding 4Fe-4S binding protein, whose protein sequence is MSAAPGRPVGALAALGHTMRRHGRLIRGIQWAIVVFYGVLVVLPAFLPLPDDEARILNHLGLFAQFLFWGVWWPFVLLSMVLLGRVWCGVFCPEGALSEAVSHHGRGRGIPRWMRWGGWPCTAFVITTVYGQLVSVYQYPQAALLVLGGSTVAAVVVGLLYGRGKRVWCRHLCPVGGVFGLLARLAPLHFRVDRARWEARTGGIVALPNCAPLIDIRRMEGASACHMCGRCSGQRDAVALALRPPGVEISVNGQRAAGGWDTVLLLFGLIGVAMGAFHWAASPWYVTLRVAAADWLIEHGGVWMLADNAPWWLLTHYPQNHDSFSWLDGALIASYILATGVLLGAALYALCVAGARLLGRPGARHHLALAYVPLGGCGVFLGLSMTTLSMLRHEGVALPWVGTARALLLAGAAAWSLWLAWRCTARYGASIPRRLAALVPMTAGALLIAGGWGLLFFWW
- the ubiD gene encoding 4-hydroxy-3-polyprenylbenzoate decarboxylase, which gives rise to MTYRDLRDFMAQLEQTGELRRISEPVSPHLEMTALCDRVLRAGGPALLFERPTGHRMPVLGNLFGTTHRVARAMGVDSLADLRQFGEVLAALKEPQAPGGLKDMVGMAGLLKKLWHMTPQEHASAPCQDVVWEGADVDLARLPIQHCWPGDVAPLITWGLVITQGPHKPRQNLGIYRQQVLSRNQLIMRWLAHRGGALDFRDHGRLHPGQPYPVAVALGADPATILGAVTPVPDSLSEYQFAGLLRGARTGLVRALGVPLRVPASAEIVLEGHILPDASHASGFQHALEGPYGDHTGYYNERAEFPVFTIERITLRRDAIYHSTYTGKPPDEPAVLALAMNELFVPLLQRQFPEITDFHLPSEACSYRMAVVQIRKAYAGHARRVMMGVWSHLRQFMYTKFVVVVDEDIDVRNWGDVIWAMSTRMDPARDSFTIEHTPIDYLDFASPVSGLGSKMGLDATNKWPGETQREWGRVMAMDPAVRERMDRLGEQLGL